The Urbifossiella limnaea genome has a window encoding:
- a CDS encoding class I SAM-dependent methyltransferase: MKHAADLFRVVEDRVRPPACIALGPPWAVASIARRINRPDTVCFQMDLHQAGRVRECLDEQGAAAEVVSGPDLWDLEQRFGTVVYPAAAFGDRELKIDTIEQAYHVLAPGGLLISLSEYERDNQFAKWHKKVFGKCGESPAGPNGMAFWSTKTDDVPDRRRHEVKYHAKMPDGTGLEFVSRPGTFSYGRFDNGSRAMLEVADIRPGDAVLDLGCGAGSVGCLAAGKIGPTGRVTFIDSNLRAIQLAKLNAAANGVTNATFVAATRLQGLETDKFDVILANPPYYAKAEIARLFVEGARDLLTPGGRYHIVTKMPEAVVPMIFETFGDCSVIENRGYSVILAERPGGRS, from the coding sequence ATGAAGCACGCCGCCGACCTGTTCCGCGTGGTCGAAGACCGCGTCCGCCCGCCGGCGTGTATCGCCCTCGGGCCGCCGTGGGCCGTCGCCTCCATCGCCAGGCGAATCAACCGCCCCGACACCGTTTGCTTCCAGATGGACCTGCACCAGGCCGGCCGCGTCCGCGAGTGCCTCGACGAGCAGGGCGCGGCCGCCGAGGTCGTGAGCGGCCCCGACCTGTGGGACCTGGAGCAGCGGTTCGGCACCGTGGTCTACCCGGCCGCGGCTTTCGGCGACCGCGAGCTGAAGATCGACACGATCGAGCAGGCCTACCACGTCCTGGCGCCGGGCGGCCTCCTCATCTCGCTGTCCGAGTACGAGCGCGACAACCAGTTCGCCAAGTGGCACAAGAAGGTCTTCGGCAAGTGCGGCGAGAGCCCCGCGGGGCCGAACGGAATGGCGTTCTGGAGCACGAAGACGGACGACGTGCCGGACCGCCGCCGGCACGAGGTGAAGTACCACGCCAAGATGCCGGACGGCACCGGCCTGGAGTTCGTCAGCCGCCCCGGCACGTTCAGCTACGGCCGGTTCGACAACGGCTCGCGGGCCATGCTGGAGGTCGCCGACATCCGCCCCGGCGACGCCGTGCTCGACCTCGGCTGTGGCGCGGGTTCGGTGGGCTGCCTGGCCGCGGGGAAGATTGGGCCGACCGGCCGCGTCACGTTCATCGACAGCAACCTCCGCGCGATCCAGCTGGCGAAGCTGAACGCCGCGGCGAACGGCGTCACGAACGCGACGTTCGTTGCGGCGACGCGGTTGCAGGGGCTCGAAACGGACAAGTTCGACGTGATCCTGGCGAACCCGCCGTACTACGCCAAGGCCGAGATCGCGCGCCTGTTCGTGGAGGGCGCCCGCGACCTGCTGACGCCGGGCGGCCGCTACCACATCGTGACGAAGATGCCGGAGGCGGTGGTGCCGATGATCTTCGAGACGTTCGGCGACTGCTCGGTGATCGAAAACCGCGGCTACTCCGTGATCCTGGCCGAGCGCCCGGGGGGGCGATCGTGA
- a CDS encoding zinc ribbon domain-containing protein, with translation MAVTYTCPHCDAAIKTPAAVPAGRRVKCPKCEQGFVPVAADEPAPTAGAGTFNFKDDDGGKKKKPDAGGFKFSDDPKKKPARPKDDGAKPPPPAPASAKPKVDEDDDEDAESIKRGYGVAQETDEEKMKAEQAKVKFGEVQDKYKKSAKGPAVGLMVMPANLMTGAGLIAAAAGLVFFVIGMWPLVFSDAPVGDEEFDDSILTMFLGFMVFLWGAFICFGASQMSDLGNYAFATAGAVMAIPLLVGIYGVVMLQDAKVKEGFAETEGGPEDEEESDDDEDDDDEDDD, from the coding sequence ATGGCCGTCACGTACACCTGCCCGCACTGCGACGCGGCGATCAAGACGCCCGCCGCGGTCCCGGCCGGGCGGCGGGTGAAGTGCCCGAAGTGCGAGCAGGGGTTCGTCCCGGTCGCCGCGGACGAGCCGGCCCCGACGGCCGGCGCCGGCACGTTCAACTTCAAGGACGACGACGGCGGCAAGAAGAAGAAGCCGGACGCCGGCGGGTTCAAGTTCAGCGACGACCCGAAGAAGAAGCCCGCGAGGCCGAAGGACGACGGCGCCAAGCCGCCGCCCCCGGCCCCGGCGTCGGCCAAGCCGAAGGTGGACGAGGACGACGACGAGGACGCCGAGTCCATCAAGCGCGGGTACGGCGTGGCGCAGGAGACGGACGAGGAGAAGATGAAGGCCGAGCAGGCCAAGGTGAAGTTCGGCGAGGTGCAGGACAAGTACAAGAAGAGCGCCAAGGGGCCGGCCGTCGGGCTGATGGTGATGCCGGCCAACCTGATGACCGGGGCCGGGCTGATCGCCGCGGCGGCGGGGCTGGTGTTCTTCGTGATCGGCATGTGGCCGCTGGTGTTCAGCGACGCCCCGGTCGGCGACGAGGAGTTCGACGACTCGATCCTGACGATGTTCCTCGGCTTCATGGTGTTCCTGTGGGGCGCCTTCATCTGCTTCGGCGCCAGCCAGATGTCGGACCTCGGCAACTACGCCTTCGCGACCGCCGGGGCGGTGATGGCCATCCCGCTGCTGGTCGGCATCTACGGCGTGGTGATGCTGCAAGACGCGAAGGTGAAGGAGGGCTTCGCCGAGACCGAGGGCGGCCCCGAGGACGAGGAGGAGTCGGACGACGACGAGGACGACGACGACGAGGACGACGACTGA
- a CDS encoding methyltransferase domain-containing protein: MSRKGRPESDAAPLPPLYAMTHAGLEAVAADEINRDLGGEVKKTTRGLVVFRVKDVTPDLLKLRTTEDVYLLAWGSDSLAFTADDLNLIRTWTARKPDWPRLFKLHHSLRPKTKGRPTFNIIVQMQGEHGYRRTDAREAFAEGLAGVIPAGWQRTDENAWLEIWLTIRGKVATCGVRLSDRTMRHRTYKLDHVLASLRPTAAAAMVRLAGVGPGMTVLDPMCGAGTILAEALDVARSRRGDPVRVVGGDIDPNAMFVTSQNLDQVGKASLFRWDATALPLASASVDRVVSNPPFGVQLGSPEEIGPLYAAAAREWDRVLKPGGRAVLLVSEFDSLQPPLRSRRWAMTRQLKVRLLGQPCVLSAWEKPDWVGS, translated from the coding sequence ATGTCCCGCAAAGGCCGCCCCGAGTCCGACGCCGCGCCGCTGCCGCCGCTCTACGCCATGACCCACGCCGGCCTCGAAGCCGTCGCGGCGGACGAGATCAACCGCGACCTCGGCGGCGAGGTCAAGAAGACGACCCGCGGCCTCGTCGTCTTCCGCGTCAAGGACGTGACGCCCGACCTGCTGAAGCTCCGCACCACCGAGGACGTGTACCTCCTGGCGTGGGGCTCGGACAGCCTCGCCTTCACCGCCGACGACCTGAACCTGATCCGCACGTGGACGGCCCGCAAGCCCGACTGGCCGCGGCTGTTCAAGCTGCACCACTCGCTGCGGCCGAAGACGAAGGGCCGGCCGACGTTCAACATCATCGTGCAGATGCAGGGCGAGCACGGCTACCGCCGGACGGACGCCCGCGAGGCGTTCGCCGAGGGGCTCGCGGGTGTGATTCCCGCCGGCTGGCAGCGGACCGACGAGAACGCCTGGCTCGAGATCTGGCTGACGATCCGCGGCAAGGTCGCCACCTGCGGCGTGCGGCTGTCCGACCGCACGATGCGGCACCGCACGTACAAGCTCGACCACGTGCTGGCGTCGCTGCGGCCGACGGCCGCGGCGGCGATGGTGCGGCTGGCCGGCGTCGGCCCCGGCATGACGGTGCTCGACCCGATGTGCGGCGCGGGCACGATCCTGGCCGAGGCGCTGGACGTGGCCCGCAGCCGCCGCGGCGACCCGGTCCGCGTGGTCGGCGGCGACATCGACCCGAACGCGATGTTCGTCACGTCGCAGAACCTGGATCAGGTCGGCAAGGCGTCGCTGTTCCGCTGGGACGCGACGGCGCTGCCGCTGGCCAGTGCGAGTGTCGATCGGGTGGTGTCGAACCCGCCGTTCGGCGTGCAACTGGGGTCGCCGGAGGAGATCGGCCCGCTGTACGCCGCGGCGGCGCGGGAGTGGGACCGGGTGCTGAAGCCGGGCGGCCGGGCGGTGCTGCTGGTGTCGGAGTTCGACTCGCTCCAGCCGCCGCTGCGGTCGCGCCGGTGGGCGATGACGCGGCAGCTGAAGGTGCGGCTGCTGGGCCAGCCGTGCGTCCTGAGCGCGTGGGAGAAGCCGGACTGGGTGGGCAGTTAG
- a CDS encoding hemolysin family protein has translation MVLFAADAAGAHWAWSAAGLAAVPALVALNGFFVAAEFALVAVRRTRVEELATQGKPGAAAARDAVAHLDRTIAATQLGITLASIALGWVGEPTLARLVTPAAEALLPAGGAVVAAHAAAVALAFALITFLHVVFGELIPKTLALRSPEGTSLRVAAPLNLFVRLTRPAIALLNGTGNLVLRAIGCGPAGSESNAHSVDELSQLVGETEGAGALTARQAELVRKVFTLAGRRVRDCMVPREKVAALALGTPPERVLDQVRAGAHTRMPVYDGDLDRVVGVVNTKDLFHLFSLRGLVSLEDALYPPQFVGPDDGVADALDLFRRARRPLAVVRDAAGRVLGLITLEDVLEQIVGPIEDEHDRRRWPLPALAVSGGRA, from the coding sequence ATGGTTCTTTTCGCCGCCGACGCGGCGGGCGCGCACTGGGCCTGGTCCGCCGCCGGCCTCGCCGCCGTGCCGGCCCTCGTCGCCCTGAACGGGTTCTTCGTCGCCGCCGAGTTCGCCCTCGTCGCCGTCCGCCGGACGCGCGTCGAGGAGCTGGCGACCCAGGGGAAACCCGGCGCCGCCGCGGCCCGCGACGCCGTCGCGCACCTGGACCGCACCATCGCCGCGACGCAGCTCGGGATCACGCTGGCGAGCATCGCCCTCGGCTGGGTCGGCGAGCCGACGCTGGCCCGCCTCGTCACGCCCGCCGCGGAAGCGCTGCTGCCGGCCGGCGGCGCCGTGGTCGCCGCCCACGCGGCGGCGGTGGCGCTGGCGTTCGCGCTCATCACGTTCCTGCACGTCGTGTTCGGCGAACTCATCCCGAAGACGCTCGCCCTCCGCTCGCCGGAGGGCACGTCGCTGCGGGTGGCCGCGCCGCTGAACCTGTTCGTCCGGCTGACGCGGCCGGCTATCGCGCTGCTGAACGGGACCGGGAACCTCGTGCTCCGGGCGATCGGGTGCGGGCCGGCGGGGTCCGAGTCGAACGCGCACTCCGTGGACGAGTTGTCGCAGCTGGTCGGCGAGACGGAGGGGGCCGGGGCGCTGACCGCGCGGCAGGCGGAACTGGTGCGGAAGGTGTTCACCCTGGCCGGCCGGCGGGTCCGCGACTGCATGGTGCCGCGCGAGAAGGTGGCGGCGCTGGCGCTGGGGACGCCGCCGGAGCGGGTGCTCGACCAGGTCCGGGCCGGGGCGCACACGCGGATGCCGGTGTACGACGGCGACCTGGACCGCGTCGTGGGCGTGGTGAACACGAAGGACCTGTTCCACCTGTTCAGCCTGCGCGGGCTGGTGTCGCTGGAGGACGCGCTGTACCCGCCGCAGTTCGTCGGCCCGGACGACGGGGTGGCCGACGCGCTGGACCTGTTCCGCCGGGCGCGGCGGCCGCTGGCCGTGGTCCGCGACGCGGCCGGCCGGGTGCTGGGGCTGATTACGCTGGAGGACGTGCTGGAACAGATCGTCGGCCCGATCGAGGACGAGCACGACCGCCGCCGCTGGCCGCTGCCGGCGCTGGCCGTGTCCGGGGGGCGGGCGTAA
- a CDS encoding bifunctional SulP family inorganic anion transporter/carbonic anhydrase has protein sequence MPHTNEPLSATLPRDLTAGLVVFLVALPLCLGVALASGAPLLAGVIAGIVGGLLVGVLSGSHTSVAGPAAGLTAVVLAQIASLGSFNTFLLAVVVGGFIQIALGLLRAGFVAAFVPNAVIKGLLAAIGVILILKQLPHVVGHDPDPEGDMSFEQPDHENTFTELAKTLGDIHPGAAAVGILSVLLLVVWDRTKALKKSPVPAPLIVVLLGVGLAELFRGMGGVWLIEPSHLVQVPVAETLAGVLNFVQLPDFNQWRNPAVYTAAFTLAAVASLETLLNLEAVDKLDPRRRNSPPSRELFAQGVGNVASGLIGGLPVTSVIVRSSVNINAGARTRLAAIFHGVLLLGSVALLPAALNRIPLACLAAILLVTGVKLASPALARQMWAAGKYQFAPFIITVLAIVFTDLLIGVVIGLVVSTSFILWSNMRRPVRRFQEKHLGGEVVRIELANQVSFLNRAALARVLDEVPRGGRVLLDATQTDYIDPDVLELLREFDDSTGPARGVEVSLVGFRSKYQLDDRIQFVDHSTRDLQEKLAPEQVLQILADGNERFRTGRRLTRDLGRQIGATAAGQHPLAAVLSCIDSRTPAELIFDLGVGDVFSVRLAGNVTSRKAIGSIEYACAVAGAKLVVVIGHTRCGAVGAAVDLAAAGQTAREATGCEHIDDVVDDVQRSVDRAECQAATRLAPAEKQAFVDGVARRNVARAVAELVEQSGTLARLVRDGRILVVGGMYDVATGAIEFLPTDKAAVASRAP, from the coding sequence ATGCCCCATACGAACGAGCCGCTCTCCGCGACCCTGCCGCGCGACCTCACCGCCGGGCTGGTCGTCTTCCTCGTCGCCCTGCCGCTGTGCCTCGGCGTCGCCCTCGCGTCGGGGGCGCCGCTGCTGGCCGGCGTGATCGCCGGCATCGTCGGCGGCCTGCTCGTCGGCGTCCTCAGCGGGTCGCACACCAGCGTCGCCGGCCCGGCCGCCGGGCTCACCGCCGTCGTCCTGGCCCAGATCGCCAGCCTCGGCTCGTTCAACACCTTCCTCCTGGCCGTCGTCGTCGGCGGGTTCATCCAGATCGCGCTCGGCCTGCTCCGCGCCGGGTTCGTCGCCGCGTTCGTGCCCAACGCCGTCATCAAGGGGCTCCTCGCGGCGATCGGCGTCATCCTCATCCTGAAGCAACTACCGCACGTCGTCGGCCACGACCCCGACCCCGAAGGCGACATGTCGTTCGAGCAGCCGGACCACGAGAACACGTTCACCGAGCTGGCGAAGACGCTCGGCGACATCCACCCCGGGGCCGCCGCCGTCGGGATCCTGTCGGTGCTGCTGCTGGTGGTGTGGGACCGCACGAAGGCGCTGAAGAAGTCGCCGGTGCCGGCGCCGCTGATCGTGGTGCTGCTCGGCGTCGGGCTCGCGGAACTGTTCCGCGGCATGGGCGGCGTGTGGCTCATCGAGCCGTCGCACCTCGTGCAGGTGCCGGTGGCCGAGACGCTGGCCGGCGTGTTGAACTTCGTCCAGCTGCCGGACTTCAACCAGTGGCGGAACCCGGCGGTGTACACGGCGGCGTTCACCCTCGCGGCGGTGGCGTCGCTGGAAACGCTGCTGAACCTGGAAGCCGTGGACAAGCTCGACCCGCGGCGGCGCAACTCGCCGCCGAGCCGCGAGCTGTTCGCGCAGGGCGTCGGCAACGTCGCGTCGGGCCTGATCGGCGGGCTGCCGGTCACGTCGGTCATCGTCCGCAGCTCGGTCAACATCAACGCCGGCGCCCGCACGCGGCTCGCCGCGATCTTTCACGGCGTGCTCCTTCTGGGGAGCGTGGCGCTGCTGCCGGCGGCGCTGAACCGCATCCCGCTGGCGTGCCTGGCGGCCATCCTGCTCGTGACCGGCGTGAAGCTCGCCAGCCCGGCGCTGGCCCGCCAGATGTGGGCGGCCGGCAAGTACCAGTTCGCCCCGTTCATCATCACCGTGCTGGCCATCGTGTTCACCGACCTGCTCATCGGCGTGGTGATCGGGCTCGTCGTCAGCACCAGCTTCATCCTGTGGAGCAACATGCGCCGGCCGGTGCGGCGGTTCCAGGAAAAGCACCTCGGCGGCGAGGTGGTGCGGATCGAGCTGGCCAACCAGGTGAGCTTCCTGAACCGCGCCGCGCTGGCCCGCGTGCTGGACGAGGTGCCGCGCGGCGGCCGCGTGCTGCTGGACGCCACGCAAACGGACTACATCGACCCGGACGTGCTGGAGCTGCTCCGCGAGTTCGACGACAGCACCGGCCCGGCCCGCGGCGTGGAGGTGAGCCTGGTCGGCTTCCGCAGCAAGTACCAGCTCGACGACCGCATCCAGTTCGTGGACCACTCGACCCGCGACCTCCAGGAGAAGCTGGCGCCGGAGCAGGTGCTGCAAATCCTGGCCGACGGGAACGAGCGGTTCCGCACCGGCCGGCGGCTGACGCGCGACCTCGGCCGGCAGATCGGGGCGACGGCGGCCGGCCAGCACCCGCTGGCGGCCGTGCTCAGCTGCATCGACTCGCGGACGCCGGCCGAGCTGATCTTCGACCTGGGCGTGGGCGACGTGTTCAGCGTGCGGCTGGCGGGGAACGTGACGAGCCGGAAGGCGATCGGCAGCATCGAGTACGCCTGCGCGGTGGCGGGGGCGAAGCTGGTGGTGGTGATCGGCCACACCCGCTGCGGCGCGGTGGGGGCGGCGGTGGACCTGGCGGCGGCGGGCCAGACGGCGCGGGAGGCGACCGGCTGCGAGCACATCGACGACGTGGTGGACGACGTGCAGCGGTCGGTGGACCGGGCCGAGTGCCAGGCCGCGACGCGGCTGGCGCCGGCGGAGAAGCAGGCGTTCGTGGACGGCGTGGCGCGGCGGAACGTGGCCCGCGCCGTGGCCGAGCTGGTGGAGCAGAGCGGGACGCTGGCCCGGCTGGTGCGCGACGGCCGGATCTTGGTGGTGGGCGGCATGTACGACGTGGCGACCGGCGCGATCGAGTTCCTGCCGACGGACAAGGCGGCGGTGGCGAGCCGAGCCCCGTAA
- a CDS encoding cation:proton antiporter domain-containing protein produces the protein MHEFPLISTIAVAFTAAWVLGLVTQRLRLSPIVGYLLAGVAIGPHTPGIQGDVHIAHQLAEVGVILLMFGVGLHFHLADLLAVKWVAIPGAVVQSLAATAVCVAVFAAFGVPPRTGAVIGMAVAVASTVVLMRVLMDADALASPAGHVAVGWLLVEDVITVVVLVMIPVFGEHPAAEAAEPVHPVLAVGVALAKLSALIAVVAVAGARVVPWALTKVARLRSRELFTLTVMVFSVAIAAGAYSLFGASMALGAFLAGMMVALSPVSHQAAADALPLRDAFAVLFFVSVGMLFDPAFLVRQPLMMLAVMAVILVVKPVVALVLVLGLGHSVRTALVVAIGLAQIGEFSFILSETARKAGLMTDDGHNVLVGGAILSITLNPLLFRSIPAIERWLKRQPRLWALLTARAERRVQGANAEVAPPAAGRRRAVVVGYGPVGRTVDRLLRDAGLDTVVIDLNMDTVDEIRREGRTAVYGDASQAAILESAGVGGAAYLVLTLPQAATRAAIVATGRSLNATLKILVRAHYLRERGELEHVGATAAIFEEAEAAVALARLVLADTGAGRERIEHAVRDIRARLILENVTGLRSQPVRNIMVPWTRVRRLSDAAGPDDVRRQVRENRFSRWPVVEAATGRPVGYLLAKDLIGLPSDGTAWTTLVRPLTAVGPDDDVESTLQFFQREGATVCVVRDGDTPVGIVTIEDVLEQVVGRFEDEYPRHPKVVLRDLLVTNEALLDLSATTAEGAIGELAAAIPAGAVPAGVSAAELAIERERDLPTNLGLGVAVPHARCPGLRAPVVVFGRSAAGVTFGGAEAAAVHLIFLLVTPAEQPNLQVLLLGSVARVAGDAGSREKLRAAATVADVGDVLAGG, from the coding sequence ATGCACGAGTTCCCGCTCATCTCCACCATCGCCGTCGCGTTCACCGCCGCGTGGGTGCTCGGCCTCGTCACCCAGCGGCTGCGGCTGTCGCCGATCGTCGGCTACCTGCTGGCCGGCGTCGCCATCGGCCCGCACACGCCCGGCATCCAGGGCGACGTCCACATCGCCCACCAGCTCGCCGAGGTCGGCGTCATCCTGCTGATGTTCGGCGTCGGCCTCCACTTCCACCTCGCCGACCTGCTCGCCGTCAAGTGGGTGGCCATCCCCGGGGCGGTGGTGCAGAGCCTCGCCGCCACCGCCGTGTGCGTCGCCGTGTTCGCCGCGTTCGGCGTCCCGCCGCGGACCGGCGCCGTCATCGGCATGGCCGTCGCCGTCGCCAGCACCGTCGTGCTCATGCGCGTGCTGATGGACGCCGACGCGCTCGCCTCGCCCGCCGGCCACGTCGCCGTCGGCTGGCTGCTCGTCGAGGACGTGATCACCGTCGTCGTGCTCGTGATGATCCCCGTGTTCGGCGAGCACCCGGCCGCCGAGGCCGCCGAGCCGGTCCACCCCGTCCTGGCCGTCGGCGTCGCGCTGGCGAAGCTGTCCGCGCTGATCGCCGTCGTGGCCGTGGCCGGGGCGCGGGTGGTGCCGTGGGCGCTGACGAAGGTCGCCCGGCTGCGGTCGCGGGAGCTGTTCACGCTGACGGTAATGGTGTTCTCGGTGGCGATCGCGGCCGGCGCGTACTCCCTGTTCGGGGCGTCGATGGCGCTCGGGGCGTTCCTCGCCGGCATGATGGTCGCCCTGTCGCCGGTCAGCCATCAGGCCGCGGCCGACGCCCTGCCGCTGCGCGACGCCTTCGCCGTCCTGTTTTTCGTGTCCGTCGGCATGCTGTTCGACCCCGCCTTCCTCGTCCGCCAGCCGCTCATGATGCTCGCTGTCATGGCCGTCATCCTGGTGGTGAAGCCGGTGGTGGCGCTGGTGCTGGTTCTCGGCCTGGGGCACTCCGTCCGCACCGCGCTCGTCGTGGCCATCGGCCTGGCGCAGATCGGCGAGTTCTCGTTCATCCTGTCCGAGACCGCCCGCAAGGCCGGCCTCATGACCGACGACGGGCACAACGTCCTCGTCGGCGGCGCCATCCTGTCGATCACGCTGAACCCGCTCCTGTTCCGCAGCATCCCCGCGATCGAGCGCTGGCTGAAGCGGCAGCCGCGGCTGTGGGCGCTGCTGACCGCCCGCGCCGAGCGGCGTGTGCAGGGCGCGAACGCCGAGGTGGCGCCGCCCGCCGCGGGGCGCCGCCGCGCCGTCGTCGTCGGCTACGGCCCCGTCGGCCGCACCGTGGACCGGCTGCTCCGCGACGCCGGCCTCGACACCGTGGTCATCGACCTGAACATGGACACGGTGGACGAGATCCGCCGCGAGGGGCGCACGGCCGTATACGGCGACGCGTCGCAGGCCGCGATCCTGGAGAGCGCCGGCGTCGGCGGCGCGGCGTACCTGGTGCTGACGCTGCCGCAGGCCGCGACCCGGGCGGCGATCGTGGCCACCGGACGGAGCCTGAACGCGACGCTGAAGATTCTCGTGCGCGCCCACTACCTCCGCGAGCGCGGCGAGCTGGAGCACGTCGGCGCGACGGCGGCCATCTTCGAGGAGGCCGAGGCCGCGGTGGCGTTGGCCCGGCTCGTGCTCGCCGACACCGGCGCCGGCCGCGAGCGGATCGAGCACGCCGTCCGCGACATCCGGGCCCGGCTCATCCTGGAGAACGTGACGGGCCTGCGGTCGCAGCCGGTGCGGAACATCATGGTGCCGTGGACGCGGGTCCGCCGGCTGTCGGACGCGGCCGGGCCGGACGACGTGCGGCGGCAGGTGCGCGAGAACCGCTTCTCGCGCTGGCCGGTGGTCGAGGCCGCGACCGGGCGCCCCGTCGGCTACCTCCTGGCGAAGGATTTGATCGGCCTGCCGAGCGACGGCACCGCGTGGACGACGCTGGTCCGCCCGCTGACCGCCGTCGGCCCCGACGACGACGTGGAATCGACGCTGCAGTTCTTCCAGCGAGAGGGGGCGACGGTGTGCGTCGTCCGCGACGGCGACACGCCGGTGGGCATCGTCACCATCGAGGACGTGCTGGAGCAGGTGGTCGGCCGGTTCGAGGACGAGTACCCGCGGCACCCGAAGGTGGTGCTCCGCGACCTGCTCGTGACCAACGAGGCGCTACTGGACCTGAGCGCGACGACGGCCGAGGGGGCGATCGGCGAGCTGGCCGCGGCGATCCCCGCGGGGGCGGTGCCGGCGGGGGTGTCGGCGGCGGAGCTGGCGATCGAGCGGGAGCGCGACCTGCCGACGAACCTGGGGCTGGGTGTGGCGGTGCCGCACGCGCGGTGCCCGGGGCTGCGGGCGCCGGTGGTGGTGTTCGGCCGCTCCGCCGCGGGCGTGACGTTCGGCGGCGCCGAGGCCGCGGCGGTCCACCTGATCTTCCTGCTGGTGACGCCGGCGGAGCAGCCGAACCTGCAGGTGCTGCTGCTGGGCAGCGTGGCGCGGGTGGCCGGCGACGCGGGCAGCCGCGAGAAGCTGCGTGCGGCGGCGACCGTGGCGGACGTGGGCGACGTACTCGCGGGTGGGTGA
- a CDS encoding DUF1501 domain-containing protein — translation MHPAAERALHLSRRHFFGRSAVGIGAAALSSLIGKDAAAAPGQRVGGLPTLPHFAPKAKRVIYLFQNGAPTHVDLFDYKPELTRRKGQQIPDSVVGGARFSTMTSGQAARPCLPEITKFARHGKSGAWVSDFMRHTAAIADDVCFIKSMHTTQVNHAPAITFFMTGNEMPGRPSMGSWLTYGLGSESEDLPGFVVMTSRDKEASCGQIFYDFYWGSGFLPTRFQGVKFRGSGDPVLYLSNPDGMSRESRRAVLDDLARMNELGLREFGDPEIATRIAQYEMAYRMQSSVPELTDFSKEPLKVLETYGPDVRRQGSFAYNCLMARRLIERGTRFVQLFHAGWDQHRNLNTQLKIQCEDTDGPSAALVRDLKRLGLLDDTLVIWGGEFGRTPFLQGPIAEVKTWGRDHHPYVFSIWMAGGGVKAGTTYGSSDDFGFGPAENPVHVHDLQATILHLLGIDHEKLTFRFQGRAYRLTDVHGHVVRGVLA, via the coding sequence ATGCACCCGGCCGCCGAACGCGCCCTCCACCTGTCGCGCCGCCACTTCTTCGGCCGCTCCGCCGTCGGCATCGGCGCCGCCGCGCTGTCCTCGCTGATCGGGAAAGACGCCGCCGCCGCCCCGGGCCAGCGCGTCGGCGGGCTGCCGACGCTGCCGCACTTCGCGCCAAAGGCGAAGCGCGTCATCTACCTGTTCCAGAACGGCGCGCCCACGCACGTGGACCTGTTCGACTACAAGCCCGAGCTGACCCGCCGCAAGGGGCAGCAGATTCCCGACTCCGTGGTCGGCGGCGCCCGCTTCAGCACGATGACCAGCGGCCAGGCCGCCCGGCCGTGCCTCCCCGAGATCACGAAGTTCGCCCGCCACGGCAAGAGCGGCGCGTGGGTGTCCGACTTCATGCGGCACACCGCGGCCATCGCCGACGACGTGTGCTTCATCAAGTCGATGCACACGACGCAGGTGAACCACGCCCCGGCGATCACGTTCTTCATGACCGGCAACGAGATGCCCGGCCGCCCGAGCATGGGGAGCTGGCTCACGTACGGCCTCGGCAGCGAGTCCGAAGACCTGCCCGGCTTCGTGGTGATGACGAGTCGCGACAAGGAGGCGAGCTGCGGCCAGATCTTCTACGACTTCTACTGGGGGAGCGGCTTCCTGCCGACGCGGTTCCAGGGCGTCAAGTTCCGCGGCAGCGGCGACCCGGTGCTGTACCTGTCGAACCCCGACGGCATGAGCCGCGAGAGCCGCCGGGCCGTGCTCGACGACCTGGCCCGGATGAACGAGCTGGGCCTCCGCGAGTTCGGCGACCCCGAGATCGCCACCCGCATCGCCCAGTACGAGATGGCGTACCGGATGCAGAGCAGCGTGCCCGAGCTGACCGACTTCAGCAAGGAGCCGCTGAAGGTGCTGGAGACGTACGGCCCGGACGTGCGGCGGCAGGGGAGCTTCGCGTACAACTGCCTGATGGCCCGCCGGCTGATCGAGCGCGGCACCCGCTTCGTGCAGCTGTTCCACGCCGGCTGGGACCAGCACCGCAACCTCAACACGCAGCTGAAGATTCAGTGCGAGGACACGGACGGCCCGAGCGCCGCGCTCGTCCGCGACCTGAAGCGCCTGGGGTTGCTCGACGACACGCTCGTGATCTGGGGCGGCGAGTTCGGCCGCACGCCGTTCCTGCAGGGGCCGATCGCCGAGGTGAAGACGTGGGGCCGCGACCACCACCCGTACGTGTTCTCGATCTGGATGGCCGGCGGCGGCGTGAAGGCCGGCACGACCTACGGCAGCTCCGACGACTTCGGCTTCGGCCCCGCCGAGAACCCGGTCCACGTCCACGACTTGCAGGCCACGATTCTCCACCTGCTGGGCATCGACCACGAGAAGCTGACGTTCCGCTTCCAGGGTCGCGCTTACCGGTTGACCGACGTGCACGGTCACGTCGTGCGGGGGGTGCTGGCGTAA